GGCGCGCAAGCAAGAGCGGCTCGGCGGCTGCGCTGAGGTGCGGGTTATCAGCCGTCAATTCCCGAACCCGCGCCGCGAAAAGGCGTCCGCGCGCCATACCGACCTTGAGGCCGAAAGCTTTCAATGTTCCTCGTACCGTATTGGACAACTGACGGACCTGATGAACCAGGGTCTCCCGATGGGTCAGCACCATCCGGAGCTCCTGACTGCGCGCGGTCTTGACGTGGGTCGCGCGGTACAAACCGGTCCGCATCGCCTGGCTGATCAAGCGGGCGTCGCGACGGTCCGTCTTGACTGGGCTGGCGCTGGCAAAGGCCTTCATTTGCCGGGTCTCGATACAAATCACAGGGAGGCCCCGACTGGACAGTCCTGCGGGCAGCCAAGGCGCCAGAGGGCCAGCTTCCAACCCAATTCGCGCAAAGCCACGCCCGCTTTCCTCGAGCCAAGTGGCGACCGCCTCGGGTGTGCTTGACACCTTGCCTTCGCGAATGACGGTTCCCTTTGCATCAATCTCACAGATCGAAATGCTTGCCATCGATACGTCCATTCCAACAAAATACTCCATAGCTGGTCTCCTCTGTTCCATGTCCAGGAATTGACCCGGATACTTGATCAAGACCGAGTGTGGAGACCAGCTGACTGTTTAGGCAATCCCTGACTGCTCGATTACCGCCATCTGAAAAAGTGTTGCCCTACGGCCCGCCTCGCCCTTCGACAAGCTCAGGGTGAGGCTAACATGTTGAAAGGTCAAAGGCTCTCATGCTGAGCGTGTCGAAGCATGTGTCGCCAGACGCTCGAAATCGGACTTCTTCTGCAGCCTTTCGCCTGTCGGATCCGGTCGGACCCGGTGGACAGGCGCGACTATACTGGCATTAAACACGACGAGATCTATTCGATGGTCATCCGGCGATCGGGTCCGGTGCGCTTGGGGTCATTGGAGCGGCGCCGGTTGGGGCCGAAATAGGTGGCCGAGCGCACAAAAGGCCGAGGTTTCATGATGACCTTGACCACCGCATTATAAAGAGACAGGGGCGAAACCGGCTTGGCCAGGATCTCGTTGATGCCGCTGTCTCGGGCGCCTTCGATAACGGCAATCCGCGACCAGGACGTAATCATGATAATCGGGATATAGGCATTGGCGGTGATGCCCCGGGTGCGCACCTGCTTTGTGAAGTCGCTGCCATTCATGTTGGGCAACAACCAATCGACGAGCAGAATGTCGGGCTGAAATCCGGATCTCAGCAACGTAATGGCATCCTCGGCACTGGGCACCACTTCGACTCGAGCGACTTTCAGATTCTTGAGAATCGACACAGCCAGTCGGGCGGAGAACCGATTGTCCTCAACCAACAGAAAAGTAACATTCTGAAGATTTAACGATTCCATCTACGTTTCCGGATCACATGGCACCTCGCTCCCAGTGTATTATTAAAATGATTAACCATTGGTGCCTATTCACCTATAACCAAGATCCCCTTGGCAACGCAATGCTTTTTGACCAACCAATCCTGATTGATAGCCTTTTTTGTCGGGATTCATCGTTCATGAACCCTTTGCGGTTAGACTGGTGAACCGGGCTTGAAATCATGGCATACTCAATCGTGGTCCCTTCCCCCGGCCCAAGGGGGTCAAAAATCCAAACCAGCGGCCCCACCGCCGCCCCAAGGAGTTTCGGGATAAGTGGCAAAACCTCTCATCAAAAAAGATGTGCTCTACGCCTGCCCACCGTCGGCCCAGAGCACCTTGTTCCAGGTCAGCATGATCATGCGGGTGGCCGGGGTGGAAGAAGTCACCCAGGCCAAGCGGATCCCCGAGGCGCAGGCTTTGTTCCGCAAGGACCACTTCGATATTATCCTGATCGACGAGTTCTTTCCCAATGCCGAGATCATGCAATTGGTCACGCTGGCCCGCACGCGCAAGGGCCTCAAATCTCCGGCGATTTTGGTCGTCACCGGGCCGGATTTCAATAACCGCCGGAAGCCGGAACTGACCCAATGCGGCGTACAGGGATTCCTGGCCAAGCCGGTGGACGGTGAAAAGATGCTCGAGATGCTGGGCAACATCTTTGAACAGCGGCGCCAAGCCCAGGTCGTCGCCAAGGATGCCGGGGCTTCGGCTGCCCGTAAAGTGGAAGTCAGCCGCAAGTCCGCCAATATCCTCGACCCAGAGGAATCCGCTCGTCAGGACGCCGCGCGCAAGGCCGAGCGCGAGGCCAAACGGCAAAAGGAGCAAGCCGCGGCCAAGGCCCGGGAGGCCGCCGCCGCGCCCAAATCCGCCACCACCGCCGAAGCCAAGAAAGACCCTGCCCGCAAGCCACGCCCCAAGGCAGCGGCGACACCGAAGGAAACCAAATCCGATCCTGACAAGCTTTACCGCCAGCGGCCCCGTGATCTTTCCGCCAAGGAAACGCTGCCGCACAAACCGGCCCGCGTGATTCCGTTGAAGGGGAACGAGGGGCCGCAGGAACCGCCCGCCGCCGCGCCGCCACCGCAGACCGCGCCACCACCGGCTGCCCCTCAGTATGCGGCCCCGCCACCACCGGCAGCCCCTCAGTATGCGGCCCCGCCTCCGTCTCAGGATCAATTGCTGAGCCAGTTGGGGGGGGCCTATGCCCCACCGCCGCCTCCGCCGCCCATGGCGCCGCCGGTGATGCCGCAGACTGCGCCGCCACCGCAGACTCAAAATGACCTGCTCGCCCAATTGGGCTTGGGCCAAGGTGCGCCTCAAGCGGCTCCCGTGGCACCCCAACCCGCGCCCCCGCAACCTGCTGCCAACCAACCCCAATCCCAAGAAGACCTGATGTCGCAATTAATGGGGATGATGGGGACCATGATGCAGGGCGGTATGCAACAACCTGGGCAACAACCTGGGCCGCAACCTGCCCCACAACCTGACCCACAACCTGGGCCATCGCCGACTCCGGTACCGGAATCCGCAGCGGCGCCCCAGGCCATGCCACCGGAAGCCACACAACCGGCGCCCGCCGCACCGCCGCCCTTGGCCGCGTCCCCCGAGGAAATACTAGCGGCGCAACCGGCCCCCCAGGCCGCACCCCAGGGCGCACCTCAGGGCGCACCTCAGGGCGCACCTCAGGGCGCACCTCAGGCCGCACCTCAGGCCGCTCCCGCAGCGGCCGCGCCGGAGCAACCTGCCAGTCCCGCGTCGTTCTTAAGCGGCAATTCGGAAATTCCCGAGCCGCCGCCGCCCGCGCCCAAGGCGCCGGATAGCGACGAGAGCGTGTCCCAAGACGAACTGTTGCAACAATTGGCCAACATGCTTGGCGGATCGTCACCGGGAAAGAGCTAGAGGCTTTAGGGTATTCGCCAAGCATAGCCGCCAGGCAGGGGTCACCTTGCGCCAGTTAATGCACGAGATTCAGGCCGACTTCGGGGCGGCCCTGACCGGCATCTTGTTCTCCCGCGAACTACATGTGGAAAATGAGACCCTGCGCCGCTGCTTTGTCGGCCTCATCCAGACCTATGCCGGCCATCTGACCCAAGCCGCCACCGAGGCCCAACGGGCAGGAACCTTAAACGACAGTCTCTCCCCCGCCGACGTGGCGGCGTTGGTCACGGGCATCGTGCAAAGCTTGGCCCTGCGCTGGTCCATCAGCGAGCGGTCGATTCATCTTCTTGACCGGGGTCGCCACCGGGACTACTCCTTTGCCGCACCGCAACAAGGAGAGCGCCATGTCCCTGTCCAAGCCTGCCCCGCGCCGATTGATGCATACCCGCGAAATCGATTGCCGGGGCTATGCGCGTGACGACGGTCTATGGGACATCGAGGCGCGGCTGCTGGATATCAAGTCTTACTCGTTCCCCAATCACGACCGGGGCGGCATCCATGCCGGTGAACCCATCCATCTGATGCGCGTGCGGGTGACTCTGGACGAAGACCTGACCATCCACGATATCGAGGCGGTGACCGAGGAAGCGCCCTTTACCCTTTGCCCGGATATCGCCGGCGATTATCGCAAGCTGAAGGGGGAAAACATTGGTCCGGGTTGGATCCGCAAAGTGCGCGAGCTGGTAGGTAAACACAAGGGCTGTACCCATCTGACCGACATTCTCACAGGCCCCATCGCCACAACGGCCTTTCAAACCATTGTCGCCACCAGCCGCAACAAGGAAGCGCCGGAAGATGAAAAGGGCCGCCCCCGGGTGGTTGATACCTGTCACGCCCTGGCCGCCGACGGCCCGGTCGTCGCCCGACTTTGGCCCAATTTGACCGCTGGCGATTGACTATTGATCTCGGCTGAAATCAGGCGGTGGCAAGGCCGCGAGCATGCCCCGACGGCGCGACAAATACGAGGGACAGGCGTTCCCGGAAACGGCTGCTTGCCCCCTCGTCGCCATGGAATGGTACTCTTCCATGAGATGAATGTGCAGGGTTACCGGCCCATTGAAAACGACCCGAGTGTCCGGACCATGGGCGGATCCCGGGGCGGGAACTTGGCCAGGAACGGGGCCAGGAACGGGGCCAGGAACGGGGGCTTGATTGTCGTTACCACCCGCCGCTTCCGCCAGCACACGGCGCACGATATTCAAATCGTCCATCATCCGATCTTCCCTGCCGCCATCACCAATGGAAAGCAAGGATTTCATATCCCGTTATGATTATCAATAATAAAGATTGAATCAGGCGCTCAAACGCACCAGGTCGTTGAGCGTATCCGCATCCAGAACGGAAGCGGGATCGGCGCCGCCTTCCCGCGCCCGCAGCGCCATTCGATAGACCGCCAGCATCAAGATCCCCTTTGCGGATGGCTCAAGCCCCAATCCCCGGGCCTGCAAAAAACGCTCGCACTCCACGATCACGATTTCCATCAGACCCTGATCAAGGGGGGGGTCGGTTGGCGCCTCGGCCATGATGGCGCCCTGCCCCATGGCCAGCCAATCCAGGCGAACACCCGTGGCATGTGCCAGACGCACCATGGCTCGAAATCCCGGCTGCGACTCGCCGCCCAGATATCGCTTGAATTGGGAAAGAGAGACTCCGGCGGCGGCGGCGGCGCGCGCCTGGGAGCCCGCCAAGGAGACCAGACGCTCCAGCCGCCCCGACAAACCGTCACCCGACTCCGTCGTCCCGGAATCCATGCGTCACCCTACCTTCAGCACTGAAATATATCTCTTCCCATCGGACCTCATGCTCTCCCCCCTTGACAAGAGGTCAAATATGGACTATTTGATCCTTATATGACCCACGAAGGCCGGTTATCCCGCGAACCTGCTTACTGGGGCAGAAGCGACTTGGTCCGCATACGGCCCAGGCAACGGCACCCGACTTTCGGGGACGAGACGAAGGACTGTGTGCTAGAGCTGGCCTGAGTGCCGGAACTGGGCTAGGTGCTAGAACTGGCCTGGGCGCTAGACGCTGGCCTGGCTGCGAGCCTATGGGAATGTCAGGCTGGGCCATTGCTGCGGCCAAGGCGCCGCCCTCATCTTGGCGCCAGGCCACATCTTGGCGCTAGGCCTCATCTTGGCGCCAGGAGTGCCTTCAGGCGGTCCGAGCCACGATCAATGGCGCTGTTTGCCGTTGGCCGAGTGTCGGTCACAACGTCCGACAATTGCTGTAGGTCGTGCAGAGCCTGACGAAAATAAGAGATGATGAAAGCCCGCACCGTCGATGTGCGCGTGGGCGCCGTTGCGGTTTCACTGGCCACATCGGTATCCCGCAGGTCGTCTACAAGGCTGCAAATCTCATGAAGGGAAAGCCCTTCCCAGCGGCAGATATCCTCTAGAGCTTTCCAGTTTTCCGGTTCCAGCTTCATACTGGTTCGACGCCCGTTGACCGTCACATTTTGGGTGATTCCCTTATCGACAATACTCATGATCTATGCCGCATTCCCCATTCCCAGTCCTTGACTCGGCGCCAAATCATTTTGTGTCACGGTGGTGCCCACTAACCTGACATACCCGCATATGCCATCCCCGCATAACACTTTATGTTGACACGAATTCAATCGATTTACTATTAAAGTTGTACCCAAAACCAAGGATAATGCAACCGCAAAAGTAATTATGCAGTGTGTTTCCACCTTATCGTTCTCGGAGACGAGCCCGGGGCGGCTGGGTATTGCGGCCCGCCCCTTGGCTCACAATCGGATTATTTCCATATTTTTTGCCCGCTCCCGGGCAACCCAAGGCGCGACCAAAGGCCATCGACCTTCTCGATGACCGAAGCATCCATGCGGATTTTCTCGCCCCATTCGCGCTTGGTTTCCGGGGGCCATTTGTTGGTGGCGTCAAAACCGATCTTGCCGCCCAGTCCGGATTCCGGGGAGGCGAAATCCAGATAGTCGATGGGGGTGTTTTCCACCGTATGGGTATCGCGCACCGGGTCCATGCGGGTGGACAAAGCCCACATGACGTCCTTCCAGTCCCGCGCATCGATGTCGTCATCCACAATGATCAGCCACTTGGTGTACATGAACTGCCGCAGGTACGACCAGGCCCCCATCATCACCCGCTTGGCATGGCCTGGATAAGCCTTCTTCATGGAGATGACGGCAATGCGGTAGGAGCACCCCTCGGGCGGCAGCCAGAAATCGACGATTTCTGGAAACTGCTGCTGCAATAGGGGGATGAATACCTCGTTCAGCGCCTCGCCCAGCACGCTCGGCTCATCCGGCGGGCGACCGGTGAAAGTGGAAAGATAGATGGGTTTTTGCCGCAGGGTAATGGCGCTGATCTCGAATACCGGGAAGCGCTCCACCGAATTGTAGTAACCGGTATGGTCGCCATAGGGTCCTTCATCCACCTCCTCATCCAGCAGCACATGGCCTTCCAGAACGATCTCCGCCGTTGCCGGGACCTTCAACGGAATGGTCTTGCAGTCCACCAGATCCACTTTTTTGCCGCGCAGCAGCCCGGCGAACTGATATTCGGACAGGGTATCGGGGACCGGCGTCACGGCGGCCAATATCGTCCCGGGATCGGCACCAATGACCACGGCGGCGGGAAACGGCCCCCGGCCCGCCGCTTTCCAACGGGCAAAGTGTTGCGCGCCCCCGCGATGCTTGAGCCAACGCATGATGCAGCGATTCTTGCCCAGCACCTGCATGCGGTAAATGCCCAGGTTGAAACTATCGGTACGGCCCTCGCCCGGGCCATGGGTGACCACCAGCGGCCAGGTAATCAGCGGGGCAGGCTCACCGGGCCAACAGGTCTGCACCGGCAGCTTGGCCAGGTCGATATCGTCTCCGGTCAGCACCACTTCCTGACAAGGGGCGCGGGACACCGTTTTGGGCTTCATGGACAGCACGGTCTTGACCATGGGCAGCAGCCCGATGGCCTCCTTCAATCCGCCGGGCGGTTCCGGTTGTCGCAGGAATGCCAGGGTTTCCCCGACCTCGCGCAGTTCGGCGGGCTCACGGTTCATGCCCCAGGCCACCCTTTCCACGGTACCAAACAGATTGATCAAAACCGGGGTATCGTAAGGTGTGCCATCCTCTTGTACCGGATTCTCGAACAACACCGCCGGACCGCCTTCGGCCAACAACCGAGTCTGAATTTCGGTCATCTCCAGATGCGGCGAAACCGGTTCGGTGACGCGCACCAGACGGCCTTGCTGTTCCAGAATATCGATGAAGTCGCGCAGGCTTTGGTAGGGCATGGTCATTCCGTTCTAGAGAGGCGGCCGCAATGGAGTATGCCACAGCTGGCGTGCCGAAAAAGCCGTTTCGAGACTCGCCGG
The sequence above is drawn from the Magnetospira sp. QH-2 genome and encodes:
- a CDS encoding response regulator: MAKPLIKKDVLYACPPSAQSTLFQVSMIMRVAGVEEVTQAKRIPEAQALFRKDHFDIILIDEFFPNAEIMQLVTLARTRKGLKSPAILVVTGPDFNNRRKPELTQCGVQGFLAKPVDGEKMLEMLGNIFEQRRQAQVVAKDAGASAARKVEVSRKSANILDPEESARQDAARKAEREAKRQKEQAAAKAREAAAAPKSATTAEAKKDPARKPRPKAAATPKETKSDPDKLYRQRPRDLSAKETLPHKPARVIPLKGNEGPQEPPAAAPPPQTAPPPAAPQYAAPPPPAAPQYAAPPPSQDQLLSQLGGAYAPPPPPPPMAPPVMPQTAPPPQTQNDLLAQLGLGQGAPQAAPVAPQPAPPQPAANQPQSQEDLMSQLMGMMGTMMQGGMQQPGQQPGPQPAPQPDPQPGPSPTPVPESAAAPQAMPPEATQPAPAAPPPLAASPEEILAAQPAPQAAPQGAPQGAPQGAPQGAPQAAPQAAPAAAAPEQPASPASFLSGNSEIPEPPPPAPKAPDSDESVSQDELLQQLANMLGGSSPGKS
- a CDS encoding helix-turn-helix domain-containing protein, whose product is MDSGTTESGDGLSGRLERLVSLAGSQARAAAAAGVSLSQFKRYLGGESQPGFRAMVRLAHATGVRLDWLAMGQGAIMAEAPTDPPLDQGLMEIVIVECERFLQARGLGLEPSAKGILMLAVYRMALRAREGGADPASVLDADTLNDLVRLSA
- a CDS encoding UbiD family decarboxylase is translated as MPYQSLRDFIDILEQQGRLVRVTEPVSPHLEMTEIQTRLLAEGGPAVLFENPVQEDGTPYDTPVLINLFGTVERVAWGMNREPAELREVGETLAFLRQPEPPGGLKEAIGLLPMVKTVLSMKPKTVSRAPCQEVVLTGDDIDLAKLPVQTCWPGEPAPLITWPLVVTHGPGEGRTDSFNLGIYRMQVLGKNRCIMRWLKHRGGAQHFARWKAAGRGPFPAAVVIGADPGTILAAVTPVPDTLSEYQFAGLLRGKKVDLVDCKTIPLKVPATAEIVLEGHVLLDEEVDEGPYGDHTGYYNSVERFPVFEISAITLRQKPIYLSTFTGRPPDEPSVLGEALNEVFIPLLQQQFPEIVDFWLPPEGCSYRIAVISMKKAYPGHAKRVMMGAWSYLRQFMYTKWLIIVDDDIDARDWKDVMWALSTRMDPVRDTHTVENTPIDYLDFASPESGLGGKIGFDATNKWPPETKREWGEKIRMDASVIEKVDGLWSRLGLPGSGQKIWK
- a CDS encoding DUF2889 domain-containing protein, with the translated sequence MSLSKPAPRRLMHTREIDCRGYARDDGLWDIEARLLDIKSYSFPNHDRGGIHAGEPIHLMRVRVTLDEDLTIHDIEAVTEEAPFTLCPDIAGDYRKLKGENIGPGWIRKVRELVGKHKGCTHLTDILTGPIATTAFQTIVATSRNKEAPEDEKGRPRVVDTCHALAADGPVVARLWPNLTAGD
- a CDS encoding IS110 family transposase; translation: MEYFVGMDVSMASISICEIDAKGTVIREGKVSSTPEAVATWLEESGRGFARIGLEAGPLAPWLPAGLSSRGLPVICIETRQMKAFASASPVKTDRRDARLISQAMRTGLYRATHVKTARSQELRMVLTHRETLVHQVRQLSNTVRGTLKAFGLKVGMARGRLFAARVRELTADNPHLSAAAEPLLLARQALLEQLDKLDRQVHAAARDDSVCRRLMTVPGVGPVTALAFRTGLDVPERFQKSVMVGAHFGLVPRRYASGEQDRSGPISKCGDAMVRWLLFEAANALLTRTRRWSWLKHWGLAVAKRRGMKRAKVAVARRLAVIMHRMWIDGTDFQYRKEETAI
- a CDS encoding response regulator; translation: MESLNLQNVTFLLVEDNRFSARLAVSILKNLKVARVEVVPSAEDAITLLRSGFQPDILLVDWLLPNMNGSDFTKQVRTRGITANAYIPIIMITSWSRIAVIEGARDSGINEILAKPVSPLSLYNAVVKVIMKPRPFVRSATYFGPNRRRSNDPKRTGPDRRMTIE
- a CDS encoding ribbon-helix-helix domain-containing protein, whose amino-acid sequence is MSIVDKGITQNVTVNGRRTSMKLEPENWKALEDICRWEGLSLHEICSLVDDLRDTDVASETATAPTRTSTVRAFIISYFRQALHDLQQLSDVVTDTRPTANSAIDRGSDRLKALLAPR